One region of Sphingomonas kaistensis genomic DNA includes:
- a CDS encoding DoxX family protein — MNLDYQTPKGIALLRIMSGLLFLEHGTQKLLSFPGGERAGSALAFDNPGAFAGVIELICGLLITIGLFTRPAAFLASGTMAAAYFMAHAPQNFFPVNNGGDAAILYCFVFLCLVITGPGAWSVDGRGKRK; from the coding sequence ATGAACCTCGATTACCAGACGCCCAAGGGGATTGCCCTGCTGCGGATCATGTCGGGGCTGCTGTTCCTCGAGCATGGAACGCAGAAGTTGCTGTCGTTTCCGGGCGGCGAGCGGGCCGGCAGCGCGCTGGCGTTCGACAATCCGGGTGCCTTCGCGGGGGTGATCGAGCTGATCTGCGGGCTGTTGATCACGATCGGCCTGTTCACCCGGCCCGCGGCGTTCCTCGCGTCGGGCACCATGGCGGCCGCTTATTTCATGGCCCACGCACCGCAGAATTTCTTCCCGGTCAACAATGGCGGCGACGCGGCGATCCTCTACTGCTTCGTCTTCCTCTGCCTTGTCATCACCGGGCCGGGTGCGTGGAGCGTCGACGGGCGCGGCAAGCGCAAGTGA
- a CDS encoding NAD-dependent epimerase/dehydratase family protein → MKLALIGATGLIGRQLWPLLDALHDLVVLGRRPSGAGRERLGAMEDWPRLLGGERIDAALSTLGTTRKQAGSWERFVAVDRDAVLAFARAARTAGARHFLAVSSSGADPASRNGYLRLKGEVERTLWGIGFERVDILRPGLLLGQRQERRTGEAIGQALSPALNLLLRGPLDRYAGIDAGLVARAMAALVAREEAGLFRHGNREIRALAA, encoded by the coding sequence GTGAAGCTGGCGCTGATCGGCGCCACCGGGCTGATCGGCCGCCAGCTATGGCCCCTGCTCGACGCGCTGCACGACCTCGTCGTGCTCGGGCGACGGCCAAGCGGCGCGGGCCGCGAGCGGCTCGGCGCGATGGAGGACTGGCCCCGGCTGCTGGGCGGTGAGCGGATCGACGCCGCACTGTCGACGCTGGGCACGACCCGCAAGCAGGCCGGAAGCTGGGAGCGGTTCGTCGCGGTCGACCGCGACGCCGTGCTGGCCTTCGCCCGCGCGGCGCGGACGGCGGGAGCACGGCATTTCCTCGCGGTATCGTCGTCGGGTGCCGATCCCGCCAGCCGCAACGGCTATCTCCGGCTGAAGGGCGAGGTCGAACGGACGCTGTGGGGTATCGGCTTCGAGCGGGTCGACATCCTGCGCCCGGGCCTGCTGCTCGGGCAGCGTCAGGAGCGGCGAACGGGGGAAGCGATCGGCCAGGCGCTGTCGCCCGCCCTCAACCTGTTGCTGCGGGGCCCGCTCGACCGATATGCCGGGATCGACGCCGGACTGGTCGCCCGCGCCATGGCAGCCCTCGTCGCGCGCGAGGAGGCCGGCCTGTTCCGCCACGGTAATCGTGAGATCAGGGCGCTTGCCGCCTGA
- a CDS encoding Rne/Rng family ribonuclease gives MTTRMLIDARHPEETRVAVVQGNRIEEFDFESAEHKQLKGNIYLAKVTRVEPSLQAAFVDYGGNRHGFLAFSEIHPDYYQIPKSDREALLREEAEHAAEEERLRSEAEDHDEDDLPLDPHHEDDGHDDRPEEPEGDVEGEDGDSQGDPEDGERAPRGRRSRKDEAADEVRRKRLNLRRRYKIQDVIQRRQVLLVQVVKEERGNKGAALTTYLSLAGRYCVLMPNTSHGGGISRKISNGSDRKRLKSIIADLKLPGTMGLIVRTAGLERTKVEIKRDFDYLARLWDEVRENTLGSSAPALIYRDSDLVKRAIRDLYHRDIDEVLVEGEDGYRAARGYMKLLMPSHVKKVQPHSEATPLFQRYGVEDQLAAMYQPLVQLKSGGYIVINPTEALVSIDINSGRSTREHNIEQTAYATNLEAAQEIARQLRLRDMAGLVVIDFIDMEQNSHVRKVEKAMKEALRNDRARIQVGRISSFGLMEMSRQRLRTGVLEASTKACPHCEGTGLMRTASSSGLSALRMIEDEAARGRGDRVCLRAGAEAAIYVLNKKRAELADIEARYGVSVEVLVDHSFEGARMAVESSGPRPVAPVRQLAPPPAYVDDEPEVDEEEFAEEFAEDEIEEREQRGERGERDDGEGQDGRRRRRRRRGGRNRRREGEPGEGGTERAEGSDEHEDEDGQESQALGTDEGEAPASDDDAGSEDERRKRRGRRGGRRRGGRGRAGEEGSRDEGGLEDTGREGGDEALAPEPGEAPMVEPVPSQDPAPVELEAQPEAEPAAEEKPKARRRPRARKADTVAAEQAEAAPAVEVMAPEAPADAAATEIEEKPKPKRRSRAKKVEAPVEAAAPEPVLETAAAEPEAPAPAPAPAPAPAPAEQAGDEGGSPRKGWWSRTFG, from the coding sequence ATGACCACGCGCATGCTGATCGACGCGCGCCACCCGGAAGAGACCCGGGTCGCCGTCGTCCAGGGGAACCGGATCGAGGAGTTTGACTTCGAATCCGCCGAGCACAAGCAGCTCAAGGGCAATATCTACCTTGCCAAGGTTACCCGCGTAGAACCCTCGCTTCAGGCGGCGTTTGTCGATTACGGCGGAAATCGCCACGGCTTCCTCGCCTTCAGCGAAATCCACCCCGATTATTACCAGATCCCCAAGTCGGACCGCGAAGCACTGCTGCGCGAAGAAGCCGAACATGCGGCCGAGGAAGAGCGCCTGCGCTCCGAGGCCGAGGATCATGACGAGGATGACCTCCCGCTCGATCCGCACCACGAGGACGACGGCCACGACGACCGCCCCGAGGAGCCGGAAGGCGACGTCGAGGGCGAGGACGGCGACAGCCAGGGCGATCCCGAGGACGGCGAACGCGCCCCGCGCGGCCGTCGCAGCCGCAAGGACGAAGCCGCCGACGAAGTCCGCCGCAAGCGCCTGAACCTGCGCCGCCGCTACAAGATCCAGGACGTGATCCAGCGCCGCCAGGTGCTGCTGGTCCAGGTCGTCAAGGAAGAGCGCGGCAACAAGGGCGCGGCGCTAACCACCTACCTCAGCCTCGCCGGCCGTTATTGCGTGCTGATGCCCAACACGAGCCACGGCGGCGGCATCAGCCGGAAGATTTCCAACGGCTCGGACCGCAAGCGGCTGAAGTCGATCATCGCCGACCTCAAGCTCCCGGGCACGATGGGCCTGATCGTCCGCACCGCGGGCCTCGAGCGGACCAAGGTCGAGATCAAGCGCGATTTCGACTATCTCGCCCGGCTGTGGGACGAGGTGCGCGAGAACACGCTCGGCTCGTCCGCCCCGGCGCTGATCTACCGTGACAGCGACCTGGTGAAGCGGGCCATCCGCGACCTCTATCACCGCGACATCGACGAGGTGCTGGTCGAAGGCGAGGACGGCTATCGCGCGGCGCGCGGCTACATGAAGCTGTTGATGCCGAGCCACGTGAAGAAGGTTCAGCCGCACAGCGAGGCGACCCCGCTGTTCCAGCGCTACGGCGTCGAGGATCAGCTGGCGGCGATGTACCAGCCGCTGGTCCAGCTGAAGAGCGGCGGCTACATCGTCATCAACCCGACCGAAGCGCTGGTCTCGATCGACATCAACTCGGGCCGTTCGACCCGCGAGCACAACATCGAGCAGACGGCCTACGCCACCAACCTCGAGGCGGCGCAGGAGATCGCCCGCCAGCTGAGGCTGCGCGACATGGCCGGCCTCGTCGTCATCGACTTCATCGACATGGAACAGAACAGCCATGTCCGGAAGGTCGAGAAGGCGATGAAGGAGGCGCTTCGCAACGATCGTGCCCGCATCCAGGTCGGACGCATCTCCAGCTTCGGCCTGATGGAAATGAGCCGCCAACGCCTGCGTACCGGTGTGCTGGAAGCCTCCACCAAGGCCTGCCCGCACTGCGAGGGCACCGGCCTGATGCGGACCGCGTCCTCGTCCGGGCTGTCGGCGCTGCGCATGATCGAGGACGAAGCGGCACGCGGCCGCGGCGACCGGGTCTGCCTGCGCGCCGGTGCCGAAGCGGCCATCTACGTCCTGAACAAGAAGCGCGCCGAACTGGCCGACATCGAGGCTCGCTACGGCGTCTCGGTCGAAGTGCTGGTCGACCACAGCTTCGAGGGCGCCCGCATGGCGGTCGAGAGCTCCGGGCCGCGCCCGGTCGCGCCGGTTCGCCAGCTCGCCCCGCCGCCCGCGTACGTCGATGACGAGCCGGAAGTGGACGAGGAAGAATTCGCCGAGGAGTTTGCCGAGGACGAGATCGAGGAGCGCGAACAGCGCGGCGAGCGTGGGGAGCGCGACGATGGCGAAGGCCAGGACGGCCGCCGCCGCCGTCGTCGCCGCCGCGGTGGCCGCAATCGCCGCCGCGAGGGCGAGCCTGGCGAAGGCGGGACCGAGCGGGCCGAAGGCTCCGACGAACATGAGGACGAGGACGGCCAGGAGTCGCAAGCACTCGGCACCGATGAGGGTGAAGCGCCGGCCTCGGATGACGACGCCGGCAGCGAGGACGAGCGCCGCAAGCGCCGTGGTCGCCGCGGCGGCCGCCGCAGGGGTGGCCGTGGCCGCGCCGGCGAGGAAGGCTCGCGCGACGAGGGCGGCCTCGAGGACACCGGTCGTGAGGGTGGAGACGAAGCTCTCGCCCCCGAGCCCGGCGAAGCCCCGATGGTCGAGCCCGTGCCGAGCCAGGATCCGGCCCCGGTCGAGCTGGAAGCGCAGCCCGAAGCCGAGCCCGCCGCCGAGGAGAAGCCCAAGGCGCGTCGCCGTCCGCGGGCGCGCAAGGCCGATACGGTTGCTGCCGAACAGGCGGAGGCCGCTCCGGCGGTCGAGGTAATGGCGCCCGAGGCTCCGGCCGACGCCGCCGCGACCGAGATCGAGGAGAAGCCCAAGCCCAAGCGCCGCTCTCGCGCCAAGAAGGTCGAGGCGCCGGTCGAGGCCGCCGCGCCCGAGCCGGTGCTCGAGACTGCCGCTGCCGAGCCGGAAGCTCCGGCACCTGCTCCGGCACCTGCTCCGGCACCTGCTCCGGCCGAGCAGGCCGGTGACGAAGGCGGATCGCCTCGCAAGGGCTGGTGGTCGCGGACTTTCGGGTAA
- a CDS encoding N-acetylmuramoyl-L-alanine amidase family protein, with the protein MRRPSPTLLLLSLAAIGVAGVVAAVAWGGEGDGQGLGLAVAGEARQGGLSLALAPAVADVRIIEARAPGRPLAVIDPGHGGRDGGAPGASGNAREKDVTLLIARELRDELARRGRVRIALTRDGDTALTLDDRAAIARRLGAGLFLAIHADSAPNAGARGATVYSLSEVASDEDAALLAARQNGEGAVASAPDASLRALLSDLAARDEMDGSADFALRILREARGRVLLRPEPHRFAAFRVLRRSGAPAVLFEAGYMSNAEDEAMLLDPVQRGRIVTSLARAIEAQAAIAR; encoded by the coding sequence ATGCGCCGTCCTTCGCCCACTCTGCTGCTGCTGTCGCTGGCCGCGATCGGCGTTGCCGGCGTGGTCGCGGCGGTTGCCTGGGGCGGCGAAGGCGATGGGCAGGGGCTTGGCCTCGCGGTCGCCGGGGAAGCGCGCCAGGGCGGCCTCAGCCTGGCGCTCGCACCGGCCGTAGCCGACGTCCGCATCATCGAGGCCCGCGCCCCGGGCCGGCCGCTGGCGGTGATCGACCCGGGCCATGGCGGGCGCGACGGCGGCGCTCCGGGCGCCAGCGGCAATGCCCGCGAAAAGGACGTGACCCTGTTGATCGCGCGCGAACTGCGCGACGAGCTTGCCCGCCGCGGGCGGGTCCGGATCGCGCTGACCCGCGACGGCGACACCGCGCTGACCCTCGACGACCGCGCCGCCATCGCCCGCCGGCTCGGCGCCGGCCTGTTTCTCGCCATCCACGCCGACAGTGCGCCCAATGCAGGCGCGCGCGGAGCCACCGTTTATTCGCTGTCGGAGGTCGCGAGCGACGAGGACGCCGCGCTGCTCGCCGCGCGCCAGAACGGCGAGGGCGCGGTGGCGAGCGCACCCGACGCCTCGCTGCGCGCGCTCCTGTCCGACCTTGCCGCGCGCGACGAGATGGACGGCAGCGCCGACTTCGCGCTGCGCATCCTGCGCGAAGCCAGGGGCAGGGTGCTGCTACGCCCCGAACCGCACCGCTTTGCCGCGTTTCGCGTGCTGCGCCGGTCGGGTGCTCCGGCGGTGCTGTTCGAGGCGGGCTACATGAGCAACGCCGAGGACGAGGCGATGCTGCTCGATCCCGTGCAGCGCGGCCGCATCGTCACCTCCCTTGCCCGCGCGATCGAAGCGCAGGCGGCTATCGCGCGTTGA